A genomic region of Hippoglossus hippoglossus isolate fHipHip1 chromosome 8, fHipHip1.pri, whole genome shotgun sequence contains the following coding sequences:
- the mpp3a gene encoding MAGUK p55 subfamily member 3 isoform X1, with protein sequence MKEAMPVLTAGAGLHETLALLTSQLRPDANHKEDMVFLKDVFSERSLGYLMKIHEKLRQYERQSPTPVLHSVASLAEDVAEDLQGGPMSNEEKELLHLLTSPHLKAVLSVHDTVAQKNFDPVLPPLPDDFEDELEEESVKIVRLVKNKEPLGATIRRDEATGVVMVARIMRGGAADRSGLVHVGDELREVNGVSVIHKRPDEISQLLSQSQGSITLKIIPAIKEEDRLKESKVYMRALFDYIPLEDKATPCQEAGLPFKRGDILQVVTQDDPTWWQAKRVGDSNLRAGLVPSKQFQERRLAYRMKMGTLPNPKSPKKPVYDQGCDKEDCDCEGYFNGQYIVSPKCKAVAPSCGQVFSWEFYSAGLRRSFRLSRKDRQGSSGEGSDPGDSDYLTYEEVTRYLQRPNERPRLVVLIGSLGARINELKQRVIAENPHRYAVAVPHTTRPKKPHEKEGVEYHFVTKQQFDADALNNKFIEHGEYKENQYGTSIEAIRSVQAKNKMCVVDVQPEALRRLRTAEFKPYVIFVKPRVPESRRRRSATTSPGGGDHGRVTDEDLQEMRQSAIQIDQQYGHLVDRVLIKEDSASACAELRGILERLERESFWVPLNWVRT encoded by the exons ATGAAAGAAGCCATGCCGGTGCTAacagcaggagcag GGCTTCACGAAACGCTGGCCCTGCTGACCTCTCAGCTGCGGCCCGATGCCAACCACAAGGAGGACATGGTGTTCCTCAAAGACGTGTTCAGTGAGAGAAGCCTGGGATACCTCATGAAG ATCCATGAGAAGCTGAGACAGTATGAGAGACAGAGTCCGACACCTGTTCTCCACAGTGTTGCTTCTCTGGCAGAGGAT GTGGCGGAGGATCTGCAGGGTGGACCAATGAGCAatgaggagaaggagctgctgcACCTGTTGACGTCACCACATCTGAAG GCTGTTCTCTCAGTGCACGACACTGTGGCTCAGAAGAACTTTGACCCCGTGCTGCCGCCGCTGCCCGATGACTTCGAggatgagctggaggaggagtcAGTGAAGATTGTCAGACTGGTGAAGAACAAGGAGCCTCTG GGAGCCACCATCAGGCGGGATGAAGCCACTGGGGTGGTGATGGTCGCTCGGATCATGAGAGGAGGTGCAGCTGATCGAAGTG GTTTGGTCCATGTCGGAGATGAACTCAGGGAGGTCAACGGAGTCTCTGTGATCCACAAGAGACCTGACGAGATCAGCCAGCTGCTG TCCCAGTCCCAGGGCTCCATCACTCTCAAGATAATCCCTGCCATTAAGGAAGAGGATAGACTGAAGGAGAGCAAG GTTTATATGAGAGCCTTGTTTGACTACATCCCGCTGGAGGACAAGGCCACGCCCTGCCAAGAGGCGGGACTTCCCTTCAAACGAGGAGACATCCTGCAGGTCGTGACGCAGGACGACCCCACGTGGTGGCAGGCCAAACGTGTGGGAGACAGCAACCTGCGGGCCGGACTCGTCCCCTCCAAACAGTTCCAGGAGAG GCGGCTGGCCTACAGGATGAAAATGGGCACACTCCCGAATCCAAAATCCCCTAAAAAGCCCGTCT ACGACCAAGGATGTGATAAAG AGGACTGTGACTGTGAGGGCTATTTCAATGGACAGTACATAG TCTCTCCTAAGTGTAAAGCAGTGGCGCCCTCCTGTGGCCAGGTGTTTTCCTGGGAATTTTATTCAG CTGGTTTACGGAGGAGTTTCAGGCTGAGTCGTAAAGACCGACAAGGATCCTCAGGAGAGGGCTCTGATCCCGGAGACTCTGACTACCTGACCTATGAGGAGGTCACCCGCTACCTGCAGAGGCCCAATGAGAGGCCTCGTCTGGTGGTTCTGATCG GTTCTCTTGGAGCACGAATCAATGAGCTCAAACAGCGAGTGATTGCTGAAAACCCACATCGTTATGCTGTGGCTGTACCGC ATACCACAAGGCCCAAGAAACCCCACGAGAAGGAGGGGGTGGAGTACCACTTTGTCACAAAGcagcaatttgatgcagatgcTTTGAACAACAA GTTCATAGAGCACGGTGAATACAAGGAGAACCAGTATGGCACCAGTATAGAGGCGATCCGCTCTGTACAGGCCAAGAATAAGATGTGCGTAGTGGACGTGCAGCCTGAG GCGCTGAGGAGGCTGCGGACAGCGGAGTTCAAGCCTTATGTCATATTCGTCAAACCTCGTGTTCCAGAGAGCAGGCGACGCCGCAGTGCTACCACCTCGCCAGGAGGGGGAGACCATGGTCGCGTTACA GATGAAGACCTGCAGGAGATGCGTCAGTCTGCCATTCAGATCGATCAGCAGTATGGACACCTGGTGGACCGGGTCCTCATCAAGGAGGACTCAGCCAGTGCCTGTGCAGAACTCCGAGGTATTTTGGAGAGGCTGGAGCGAGAATCCTTCTGGGTGCCTCTCAACTGGGTGCGGACCTAA
- the mpp3a gene encoding MAGUK p55 subfamily member 3 isoform X3, translating to MKEAMPVLTAGAGLHETLALLTSQLRPDANHKEDMVFLKDVFSERSLGYLMKIHEKLRQYERQSPTPVLHSVASLAEDVAEDLQGGPMSNEEKELLHLLTSPHLKAVLSVHDTVAQKNFDPVLPPLPDDFEDELEEESVKIVRLVKNKEPLGATIRRDEATGVVMVARIMRGGAADRSGLVHVGDELREVNGVSVIHKRPDEISQLLSQSQGSITLKIIPAIKEEDRLKESKVYMRALFDYIPLEDKATPCQEAGLPFKRGDILQVVTQDDPTWWQAKRVGDSNLRAGLVPSKQFQERRLAYRMKMGTLPNPKSPKKPVYDQGCDKAGLRRSFRLSRKDRQGSSGEGSDPGDSDYLTYEEVTRYLQRPNERPRLVVLIGSLGARINELKQRVIAENPHRYAVAVPHTTRPKKPHEKEGVEYHFVTKQQFDADALNNKFIEHGEYKENQYGTSIEAIRSVQAKNKMCVVDVQPEALRRLRTAEFKPYVIFVKPRVPESRRRRSATTSPGGGDHGRVTDEDLQEMRQSAIQIDQQYGHLVDRVLIKEDSASACAELRGILERLERESFWVPLNWVRT from the exons ATGAAAGAAGCCATGCCGGTGCTAacagcaggagcag GGCTTCACGAAACGCTGGCCCTGCTGACCTCTCAGCTGCGGCCCGATGCCAACCACAAGGAGGACATGGTGTTCCTCAAAGACGTGTTCAGTGAGAGAAGCCTGGGATACCTCATGAAG ATCCATGAGAAGCTGAGACAGTATGAGAGACAGAGTCCGACACCTGTTCTCCACAGTGTTGCTTCTCTGGCAGAGGAT GTGGCGGAGGATCTGCAGGGTGGACCAATGAGCAatgaggagaaggagctgctgcACCTGTTGACGTCACCACATCTGAAG GCTGTTCTCTCAGTGCACGACACTGTGGCTCAGAAGAACTTTGACCCCGTGCTGCCGCCGCTGCCCGATGACTTCGAggatgagctggaggaggagtcAGTGAAGATTGTCAGACTGGTGAAGAACAAGGAGCCTCTG GGAGCCACCATCAGGCGGGATGAAGCCACTGGGGTGGTGATGGTCGCTCGGATCATGAGAGGAGGTGCAGCTGATCGAAGTG GTTTGGTCCATGTCGGAGATGAACTCAGGGAGGTCAACGGAGTCTCTGTGATCCACAAGAGACCTGACGAGATCAGCCAGCTGCTG TCCCAGTCCCAGGGCTCCATCACTCTCAAGATAATCCCTGCCATTAAGGAAGAGGATAGACTGAAGGAGAGCAAG GTTTATATGAGAGCCTTGTTTGACTACATCCCGCTGGAGGACAAGGCCACGCCCTGCCAAGAGGCGGGACTTCCCTTCAAACGAGGAGACATCCTGCAGGTCGTGACGCAGGACGACCCCACGTGGTGGCAGGCCAAACGTGTGGGAGACAGCAACCTGCGGGCCGGACTCGTCCCCTCCAAACAGTTCCAGGAGAG GCGGCTGGCCTACAGGATGAAAATGGGCACACTCCCGAATCCAAAATCCCCTAAAAAGCCCGTCT ACGACCAAGGATGTGATAAAG CTGGTTTACGGAGGAGTTTCAGGCTGAGTCGTAAAGACCGACAAGGATCCTCAGGAGAGGGCTCTGATCCCGGAGACTCTGACTACCTGACCTATGAGGAGGTCACCCGCTACCTGCAGAGGCCCAATGAGAGGCCTCGTCTGGTGGTTCTGATCG GTTCTCTTGGAGCACGAATCAATGAGCTCAAACAGCGAGTGATTGCTGAAAACCCACATCGTTATGCTGTGGCTGTACCGC ATACCACAAGGCCCAAGAAACCCCACGAGAAGGAGGGGGTGGAGTACCACTTTGTCACAAAGcagcaatttgatgcagatgcTTTGAACAACAA GTTCATAGAGCACGGTGAATACAAGGAGAACCAGTATGGCACCAGTATAGAGGCGATCCGCTCTGTACAGGCCAAGAATAAGATGTGCGTAGTGGACGTGCAGCCTGAG GCGCTGAGGAGGCTGCGGACAGCGGAGTTCAAGCCTTATGTCATATTCGTCAAACCTCGTGTTCCAGAGAGCAGGCGACGCCGCAGTGCTACCACCTCGCCAGGAGGGGGAGACCATGGTCGCGTTACA GATGAAGACCTGCAGGAGATGCGTCAGTCTGCCATTCAGATCGATCAGCAGTATGGACACCTGGTGGACCGGGTCCTCATCAAGGAGGACTCAGCCAGTGCCTGTGCAGAACTCCGAGGTATTTTGGAGAGGCTGGAGCGAGAATCCTTCTGGGTGCCTCTCAACTGGGTGCGGACCTAA
- the mpp3a gene encoding MAGUK p55 subfamily member 3 isoform X2, whose translation MKEAMPVLTAGAGLHETLALLTSQLRPDANHKEDMVFLKDVFSERSLGYLMKIHEKLRQYERQSPTPVLHSVASLAEDVAEDLQGGPMSNEEKELLHLLTSPHLKAVLSVHDTVAQKNFDPVLPPLPDDFEDELEEESVKIVRLVKNKEPLGATIRRDEATGVVMVARIMRGGAADRSGLVHVGDELREVNGVSVIHKRPDEISQLLSQSQGSITLKIIPAIKEEDRLKESKVYMRALFDYIPLEDKATPCQEAGLPFKRGDILQVVTQDDPTWWQAKRVGDSNLRAGLVPSKQFQERRLAYRMKMGTLPNPKSPKKPVYDQGCDKEDCDCEGYFNGQYIAGLRRSFRLSRKDRQGSSGEGSDPGDSDYLTYEEVTRYLQRPNERPRLVVLIGSLGARINELKQRVIAENPHRYAVAVPHTTRPKKPHEKEGVEYHFVTKQQFDADALNNKFIEHGEYKENQYGTSIEAIRSVQAKNKMCVVDVQPEALRRLRTAEFKPYVIFVKPRVPESRRRRSATTSPGGGDHGRVTDEDLQEMRQSAIQIDQQYGHLVDRVLIKEDSASACAELRGILERLERESFWVPLNWVRT comes from the exons ATGAAAGAAGCCATGCCGGTGCTAacagcaggagcag GGCTTCACGAAACGCTGGCCCTGCTGACCTCTCAGCTGCGGCCCGATGCCAACCACAAGGAGGACATGGTGTTCCTCAAAGACGTGTTCAGTGAGAGAAGCCTGGGATACCTCATGAAG ATCCATGAGAAGCTGAGACAGTATGAGAGACAGAGTCCGACACCTGTTCTCCACAGTGTTGCTTCTCTGGCAGAGGAT GTGGCGGAGGATCTGCAGGGTGGACCAATGAGCAatgaggagaaggagctgctgcACCTGTTGACGTCACCACATCTGAAG GCTGTTCTCTCAGTGCACGACACTGTGGCTCAGAAGAACTTTGACCCCGTGCTGCCGCCGCTGCCCGATGACTTCGAggatgagctggaggaggagtcAGTGAAGATTGTCAGACTGGTGAAGAACAAGGAGCCTCTG GGAGCCACCATCAGGCGGGATGAAGCCACTGGGGTGGTGATGGTCGCTCGGATCATGAGAGGAGGTGCAGCTGATCGAAGTG GTTTGGTCCATGTCGGAGATGAACTCAGGGAGGTCAACGGAGTCTCTGTGATCCACAAGAGACCTGACGAGATCAGCCAGCTGCTG TCCCAGTCCCAGGGCTCCATCACTCTCAAGATAATCCCTGCCATTAAGGAAGAGGATAGACTGAAGGAGAGCAAG GTTTATATGAGAGCCTTGTTTGACTACATCCCGCTGGAGGACAAGGCCACGCCCTGCCAAGAGGCGGGACTTCCCTTCAAACGAGGAGACATCCTGCAGGTCGTGACGCAGGACGACCCCACGTGGTGGCAGGCCAAACGTGTGGGAGACAGCAACCTGCGGGCCGGACTCGTCCCCTCCAAACAGTTCCAGGAGAG GCGGCTGGCCTACAGGATGAAAATGGGCACACTCCCGAATCCAAAATCCCCTAAAAAGCCCGTCT ACGACCAAGGATGTGATAAAG AGGACTGTGACTGTGAGGGCTATTTCAATGGACAGTACATAG CTGGTTTACGGAGGAGTTTCAGGCTGAGTCGTAAAGACCGACAAGGATCCTCAGGAGAGGGCTCTGATCCCGGAGACTCTGACTACCTGACCTATGAGGAGGTCACCCGCTACCTGCAGAGGCCCAATGAGAGGCCTCGTCTGGTGGTTCTGATCG GTTCTCTTGGAGCACGAATCAATGAGCTCAAACAGCGAGTGATTGCTGAAAACCCACATCGTTATGCTGTGGCTGTACCGC ATACCACAAGGCCCAAGAAACCCCACGAGAAGGAGGGGGTGGAGTACCACTTTGTCACAAAGcagcaatttgatgcagatgcTTTGAACAACAA GTTCATAGAGCACGGTGAATACAAGGAGAACCAGTATGGCACCAGTATAGAGGCGATCCGCTCTGTACAGGCCAAGAATAAGATGTGCGTAGTGGACGTGCAGCCTGAG GCGCTGAGGAGGCTGCGGACAGCGGAGTTCAAGCCTTATGTCATATTCGTCAAACCTCGTGTTCCAGAGAGCAGGCGACGCCGCAGTGCTACCACCTCGCCAGGAGGGGGAGACCATGGTCGCGTTACA GATGAAGACCTGCAGGAGATGCGTCAGTCTGCCATTCAGATCGATCAGCAGTATGGACACCTGGTGGACCGGGTCCTCATCAAGGAGGACTCAGCCAGTGCCTGTGCAGAACTCCGAGGTATTTTGGAGAGGCTGGAGCGAGAATCCTTCTGGGTGCCTCTCAACTGGGTGCGGACCTAA